The Haloferax sp. Atlit-12N region ATACGTCTCGTCCCCAGACACTCTCGAACTGGTCGTTGATGTAGACGATGTCCAGTTCGGTCGGCTCCGAGATGAACACCATATCCGGGAGCGACGAGATTATCTGCCTGGTGAGGCGCTCGGAGCGCCTGAGGAGCCGTTCGGACTCCAGTCGGGCCGTGACATCCATCGCGGTCCCGACGACGACGGACTCGCCGTCGACCGCCGTCCGCTGACCGGTGATTTCCAGCGTTGTCTGCCCGCCGGTTCGGTCACTGACGCGGACGGTGTACGACATCGATTCGACGCTGCCGTGTTCCCGGCTCTTCAGGCTCTCGTCGACGATGGCTCGGTCCTCCTCGACGATGAAGTCGGTGATTGGGCGGCCGACCACCTCATCGGTGTCGTAGCCGAGCAGATCCGAGAGATAGTCGTTGACGAACTCGATTCGACCGTCGCGTATCACGTACAGGCCGACGAGCGACTGGTCGGCGATGACCCGGACCCACGCGTACAGTTCGTCGAGTTCAGTCGACTGACGGGCCGCGGCGACCGCCTTCGAGATGCGGTAGGCGAGCACCGCGAGTTGAGCCTCTGTCGGCGGTTTCTCGACCACGTCGGCGACGCCGGCGTCGAACGCCTCCCGTACGACGTCCGCGGAGTCGAGTCTCGTGAACAGAATCACCGGCGGCGGGTTGGGTAATTCTCGGAGGTGGAGCAGCGCGTCGAAGCCCGTGGAACCGTCGAACTCGAACTCGGTGACGATACAGTCGAACGGCGACTCGGCGTGCGCCTCGAGCGCCGCGGCCGGGTCGTCGACCGCCGAGACCTCGAGACGGTCGCACGCCTCGAGCGCCGAAACCGTGTCTGCGACGGTTTCGGGGTCGTCGTCGACGAGAAGGACCCGAACCGGACCTTCAGCGTGGACGACGTGACCGAGAGACATGACATGTTGTCAGTCATATACAATAATAACCGTACCGGCGAGCGGAAGGTTGCCCGGGCAAAGTCGGACGCCTTTTGACGATGCGCCAAGTACGGTTCCGTAATCGAATGATCTCGAAGGGATGCGAACAGTGCGCCATGGGCGGTAAGATGGTGCTGTTCGTCTACGGGTACTGCGACCAGCGCGATTGTTTCTACTGCCCGCTCGGCGAGAATCGCAAGAACGTCACCGACGTGTACGCCAACGAGCGGAAAGTCGAGTCCGACGCCGACGTCATCGAGGAGGCGAAACGCATGGACGCACTCGGCTCGTCCATCACCGGCGGCGAACCGCAGGAGGCGCTCGACAAGACCTGCCGCTACATCTCGCTTCTCAAAGACGAGTTCGGCGAGGACCACCACATCCACCTCTACACCGGTATTACGGGCGGCCGCGAGAACATGCGCCGCCTCGCCGAGGCCGGACTCGACGAGATTCGCTTCCACCCGCCGCTCGAACTCTGGGGCGACATGCACGGCACCGAGTGGGAGGACATCCTCTACATCGCCCGCGAAGAGGGCCTCACCCCGGCGTTCGAGATTCCGGGCATCCGCGCTGAGCGGGAGTTCCTCGACTTCCTCGACGAGGGGGCCGCGGAGTTCTGCAACATCAACGAGTTCGAGATGTCCGACGGCAACTACCGCCGGATGCAGGAGA contains the following coding sequences:
- a CDS encoding radical SAM protein, producing MISKGCEQCAMGGKMVLFVYGYCDQRDCFYCPLGENRKNVTDVYANERKVESDADVIEEAKRMDALGSSITGGEPQEALDKTCRYISLLKDEFGEDHHIHLYTGITGGRENMRRLAEAGLDEIRFHPPLELWGDMHGTEWEDILYIAREEGLTPAFEIPGIRAEREFLDFLDEGAAEFCNINEFEMSDGNYRRMQEKGYELQDGHMSAVDGSKEAILDEMGDHERVYFCTSVFKDAAQHRNRLKRMARNLRRPFDEVTDDGTLVYGKTYTPAERFIELGVPDEFYSIKSNHVEVAWWLLEEMIEDGDVDDGEIVEQYPTYDGTVVERTPLA